In Ectothiorhodospira sp. BSL-9, a single window of DNA contains:
- the grxD gene encoding Grx4 family monothiol glutaredoxin: MDALDRIRQQVEENPVVIYMKGTPQFPMCGFSNRAVSALKECGKPFAYVNVLADQDVMQSLPSFANWPTFPQIYVKGELIGGCDITLEMFESGELQTLVAEAAGE, from the coding sequence GTGGACGCTCTCGACCGCATCCGTCAGCAGGTGGAAGAAAACCCCGTCGTCATTTACATGAAGGGCACTCCGCAGTTTCCCATGTGCGGGTTCTCCAACCGGGCGGTATCGGCGCTCAAGGAGTGCGGTAAGCCCTTTGCCTACGTGAACGTGCTGGCCGACCAGGACGTCATGCAGAGCCTGCCCAGCTTCGCCAACTGGCCCACCTTCCCGCAGATCTACGTAAAGGGTGAATTGATCGGCGGCTGTGACATCACCCTGGAGATGTTCGAGTCGGGAGAGCTGCAGACCCTGGTGGCGGAGGCGGCGGGGGAGTAA
- a CDS encoding diguanylate cyclase — translation MSPSTPPALSILIVDDMQYSRTVLKNTLERVGYDDVRLAASAPEALSLLGQRRADVVLADWVMPDMNGLELTAAIRTRDEEENRYTAIILFTAKEGDEAMLEAFHQGVDDYLTKPIHNMQLAARVFAAGRMATLQNRLLETSAALKAANQHMENLSTTDPITGLANQRALNQRLEVLVLETQARGGGLCLALVDLDHVDQVTQHLGHDMGDEVLLGFAKRLRLSVRPTDLVARIGGEEFALLLHVHSPQQFNRELLGRVLHSLSQDGITTSEGKVPIRVSIGAHFHDYQQPLLTIRELMKKAGSNLEEARAAGGNEVVVS, via the coding sequence ATGAGTCCTTCAACACCTCCCGCTCTGTCCATCCTCATTGTCGATGACATGCAGTACAGTCGAACGGTGTTGAAGAACACCCTTGAACGGGTGGGCTACGATGATGTGAGGCTGGCGGCCTCGGCCCCCGAAGCCCTGTCACTGCTGGGCCAGCGGCGCGCCGACGTGGTACTGGCAGACTGGGTGATGCCGGATATGAACGGGCTGGAGTTGACGGCGGCCATCCGCACGCGGGACGAGGAGGAGAATCGCTACACGGCCATCATCCTGTTCACCGCCAAGGAGGGGGATGAGGCCATGCTGGAGGCCTTCCATCAGGGGGTGGACGACTATCTCACCAAGCCGATCCACAACATGCAGCTGGCCGCCCGCGTGTTCGCGGCGGGGCGCATGGCGACGCTGCAGAATCGCTTGCTGGAGACGTCAGCGGCCCTGAAGGCGGCCAATCAGCACATGGAGAATCTCTCCACCACCGACCCCATCACCGGCCTGGCCAATCAACGTGCCCTGAACCAGCGGCTGGAGGTACTGGTGCTGGAGACCCAGGCACGCGGGGGCGGGCTGTGCCTGGCGCTGGTGGACCTGGATCATGTGGATCAGGTCACCCAGCATCTGGGGCACGACATGGGGGATGAGGTATTGCTGGGGTTTGCCAAGCGCCTGCGACTGTCGGTACGCCCCACCGACCTGGTGGCCCGGATCGGCGGTGAGGAATTCGCCCTGCTCCTGCACGTGCACTCTCCCCAGCAGTTCAACCGGGAACTGCTGGGGCGCGTTCTGCACAGTCTTTCCCAGGATGGCATCACCACCTCGGAGGGCAAGGTGCCCATCCGTGTATCCATCGGCGCCCATTTCCACGATTACCAGCAGCCGCTACTGACCATCCGCGAACTCATGAAAAAGGCGGGCAGCAATCTGGAAGAGGCCCGCGCGGCCGGGGGGAATGAGGTGGTGGTCAGCTAA
- the rnt gene encoding ribonuclease T, translated as MTEDADFRPMGNRFRGFLPVVVDVETGGFNPQTDALLQIAAVILRMDAQGYIHRHRTLSHHVQPFEGAHMDPKSLEVTGINPWHPLRIATPEDEALREVFREVRQEVKLNHCTRAILVGHNAGFDLAFVNATAERTKLKRNPFHPFSNLDTVTLSAMAYGQTVLARAAQQAGLSWDNAEAHSATYDAEKTADIFCDVMNRWNGHVTPLVTENVDKA; from the coding sequence ATGACCGAAGATGCTGACTTTCGCCCCATGGGCAACCGGTTCCGTGGCTTTCTACCCGTCGTGGTGGACGTGGAAACCGGGGGCTTCAACCCGCAAACCGACGCGCTGCTGCAAATCGCCGCCGTCATCCTGCGCATGGATGCGCAGGGCTACATCCACCGCCACCGCACCCTGTCCCATCATGTGCAACCCTTTGAAGGGGCGCACATGGACCCCAAGTCCCTGGAGGTCACCGGCATCAACCCCTGGCACCCCCTGCGGATCGCCACGCCGGAGGACGAGGCACTGCGGGAGGTCTTTCGCGAGGTGCGTCAGGAGGTCAAGCTCAACCATTGCACCCGGGCCATCCTGGTGGGTCACAATGCCGGCTTCGATCTGGCCTTCGTGAACGCCACCGCCGAGCGCACCAAGCTCAAGCGCAACCCCTTTCACCCCTTCAGCAACCTGGACACGGTCACCCTCTCGGCCATGGCCTATGGCCAGACAGTCCTGGCCCGGGCCGCGCAGCAGGCGGGCCTTTCCTGGGACAACGCCGAGGCCCATTCGGCCACCTACGATGCCGAAAAGACCGCCGATATCTTTTGTGATGTGATGAACCGCTGGAACGGCCATGTGACGCCGCTGGTGACGGAAAACGTGGACAAGGCCTGA
- the pyrC gene encoding dihydroorotase encodes MATIEELRIRRPDDWHLHVRDGDVLGDAVPHSARQFARAVIMPNLKPPVVSVEQALQYRERILDALPQGSNFNPLMTIYLTDSTSPEEIRKAVDSGVILGVKLYPAGATTHSDAGVSDIRHTYPTLQAMQDLGLPLLVHGEATAPSVDIFDREQVFIDNTLIPLVEQFPGLKIVLEHITTAHAVDFVRQAPERVGATVTPQHILMNRNALFQGGMRPHHFCLPVLKRETHRVAIMEALAEGHPRFFLGTDSAPHPQGAKESACGCAGIFSAPAAIEFYAEAFEQAGALDKLEAFASLNGPAFYGLPVNEDVITLRREPWTMPQAYPFGGEKVVPLRAGGEISWRLVD; translated from the coding sequence ATGGCAACAATCGAAGAACTGCGTATCCGGCGCCCTGATGACTGGCATTTGCATGTAAGGGATGGTGACGTTCTGGGTGATGCAGTGCCGCATTCGGCGAGACAGTTCGCACGGGCGGTGATCATGCCGAATCTCAAACCGCCGGTGGTGAGTGTGGAGCAGGCCCTGCAATATCGTGAGCGCATTCTTGATGCCTTGCCGCAGGGTTCTAACTTCAATCCATTGATGACAATCTATCTCACCGACAGCACCTCCCCCGAGGAGATTCGCAAGGCGGTGGACAGTGGCGTGATACTGGGCGTGAAGCTCTACCCGGCAGGGGCCACCACCCATTCCGATGCGGGGGTGAGTGATATCCGGCACACCTACCCCACCCTGCAGGCCATGCAGGACCTGGGCCTGCCGCTGCTGGTGCATGGTGAGGCCACGGCCCCCTCGGTGGACATCTTCGATCGCGAACAGGTGTTCATCGACAACACCCTGATCCCGCTGGTGGAGCAGTTCCCGGGGCTGAAGATCGTGCTGGAGCACATTACCACGGCCCATGCGGTGGACTTTGTGCGTCAGGCACCGGAGCGTGTGGGTGCCACCGTCACCCCTCAGCACATCCTCATGAACCGCAATGCGCTGTTCCAGGGAGGCATGCGTCCCCATCACTTCTGCCTGCCCGTGCTCAAGCGGGAAACCCATCGGGTGGCCATCATGGAGGCTCTGGCGGAAGGGCACCCACGTTTCTTCCTGGGCACGGACAGCGCCCCGCACCCCCAGGGGGCCAAGGAGAGCGCCTGCGGCTGTGCCGGCATCTTCAGTGCCCCGGCGGCCATCGAGTTCTATGCGGAGGCCTTCGAGCAGGCCGGCGCACTGGACAAACTGGAAGCCTTTGCCAGCCTGAACGGCCCGGCCTTCTACGGCCTGCCGGTCAACGAGGACGTCATCACCCTCAGGCGCGAGCCCTGGACAATGCCGCAGGCGTACCCCTTCGGCGGCGAGAAGGTGGTGCCCTTGCGAGCAGGTGGCGAGATCAGCTGGCGGCTGGTGGACTGA
- the aceE gene encoding pyruvate dehydrogenase (acetyl-transferring), homodimeric type yields MNAQTMPQDLDAQETQEWLDALEAVIQADGPERAHYLLEKLVDQARRSGTFLPYSANTAYVNTIPPHLEPEYPGDAELEHRIRSYIRWNALLMVVKANRISSELGGHIASFASAATLYDVGFNHFWRAPSHEHGGDLVFIQGHSAPGIYARSFLEGRLSEQQLDGFRQEVAGNGLPSYPHPWLMPDYWQFPTVSMGLGPIASIMQARFMKYMNDRGLASSRDRKVWSFLGDGETDEPESLGAISLAAREKLDNLIFVVNCNLQRLDGPVRGNGKIVQELEAMFRGAGWNVIKVLWGGYWDPLLARDTKGLLKQRMMEAVDGDYQNYKAKDGAYVREHFFGKYPELKAMVANMSDPDIWRLNRGGHDPFKVYAAYEAAANHTGQPTVILAQTVKGYGMGSAGEGQMRAHQQKKMGIEEIRAFRDRFSIPATDDDVDQLRYLKPAEDAPEMKYMRQRRESLGGYLPVRKSIVAPLEIPDLSLFAGSLEDSGDRELSTTMALVRMLTQLTRDKKVGHHVVPIVPDEARTFGMEGLFRQLGIYSSVGQLYEPQDKDEVMFYKEAKKGQILEEGINEAGALSSWMAAATAYSVHGVSMIPFYIFYSMFGFQRVGDLIYAAGDMQARGFLIGGTAGRTTLSGEGLQHQDGHSHMMAANVPNCISYDPTYAYELAVILHDGMRRMYSEQENVFYYITTMNENYHQPAMPEGAEEGIRKGLYRLQAGDEAKVRVQLMGSGTILREVIAAADLLRDEFGVESDIWSATSFNELAREGRATDRWNMLNPEKSPRESWVSQCLADAQGPVVASTDYVKGYADQIRAWVPGRYVTLGTDGFGRSDLRQRLRHHFEVDRYYVAVAALKALADEGALPVETVIEAIRKYEIDVDKVNPLHA; encoded by the coding sequence ATGAACGCGCAGACAATGCCGCAGGATCTGGACGCGCAGGAAACGCAGGAATGGCTGGACGCCCTTGAAGCCGTCATCCAGGCCGATGGCCCGGAACGCGCTCACTACCTGCTGGAAAAGCTGGTGGACCAGGCCCGGCGTTCCGGTACCTTCCTGCCTTACTCCGCCAATACCGCCTACGTCAATACCATCCCCCCGCACCTGGAGCCGGAATATCCCGGTGACGCGGAACTGGAACACCGCATCCGCTCGTACATTCGCTGGAACGCCCTGCTCATGGTGGTCAAGGCCAATCGTATCAGTTCGGAGCTGGGTGGGCACATTGCCAGCTTCGCCTCGGCGGCCACCTTGTACGACGTGGGCTTCAATCATTTCTGGCGCGCCCCCAGCCACGAGCACGGCGGCGACCTGGTCTTCATCCAGGGACACTCCGCCCCCGGCATCTATGCCCGGTCCTTTCTGGAGGGTCGGCTGAGCGAGCAGCAACTGGATGGTTTCCGCCAGGAGGTGGCGGGCAACGGGCTGCCGTCCTATCCCCACCCCTGGCTGATGCCGGACTACTGGCAATTCCCCACGGTGAGCATGGGGCTGGGCCCCATCGCCAGCATCATGCAGGCCCGCTTCATGAAATACATGAATGATCGCGGGCTGGCCAGCAGCCGGGATCGCAAGGTCTGGTCATTCCTGGGGGATGGCGAGACCGACGAGCCGGAATCCCTCGGCGCCATCAGCCTGGCGGCCCGGGAAAAGCTGGACAACCTGATCTTCGTGGTTAACTGCAACCTGCAGCGCCTGGATGGCCCGGTGCGCGGTAATGGCAAGATTGTCCAGGAACTGGAGGCGATGTTCCGTGGGGCCGGCTGGAACGTGATCAAGGTGCTCTGGGGCGGGTACTGGGATCCCCTGCTGGCCAGGGACACCAAGGGCCTGCTCAAGCAGCGCATGATGGAGGCCGTGGATGGCGACTATCAGAACTACAAGGCCAAGGATGGTGCCTACGTGCGCGAGCACTTCTTTGGAAAGTATCCGGAGCTCAAGGCCATGGTGGCCAATATGTCCGATCCGGATATCTGGCGTCTCAACCGGGGCGGTCACGACCCCTTCAAGGTGTATGCCGCCTACGAGGCTGCGGCGAACCATACCGGCCAGCCCACCGTGATCCTGGCCCAGACGGTGAAGGGTTATGGCATGGGTTCGGCCGGCGAGGGGCAGATGCGGGCCCACCAGCAGAAGAAGATGGGCATCGAAGAGATCCGCGCCTTCCGGGACCGCTTCAGCATCCCGGCAACCGACGACGATGTGGATCAGCTGCGCTACCTCAAGCCCGCGGAGGACGCGCCGGAGATGAAATACATGCGCCAGCGGCGTGAGTCCCTGGGGGGCTATCTGCCGGTACGCAAATCCATCGTGGCACCGCTGGAGATCCCCGATCTGTCCCTGTTCGCTGGCTCGCTGGAGGACTCCGGCGACCGGGAACTGTCCACCACCATGGCCCTGGTGCGCATGCTCACCCAGCTCACCCGCGACAAGAAGGTGGGCCATCACGTGGTGCCCATCGTGCCGGACGAGGCGCGTACCTTCGGCATGGAAGGGCTGTTCCGGCAGTTGGGTATCTATTCCTCCGTGGGGCAGCTCTACGAGCCCCAGGACAAGGACGAGGTCATGTTCTACAAGGAGGCCAAGAAGGGGCAGATCCTGGAAGAGGGCATCAACGAGGCCGGCGCCCTGTCCTCCTGGATGGCCGCCGCCACCGCCTACAGTGTGCACGGCGTGAGCATGATCCCCTTCTACATCTTCTACTCCATGTTCGGCTTCCAGCGGGTGGGGGATCTGATCTACGCCGCCGGGGACATGCAGGCCCGGGGTTTCCTCATCGGCGGCACGGCCGGGCGCACCACACTCTCCGGCGAAGGCCTGCAGCACCAGGATGGTCACAGCCACATGATGGCCGCCAATGTGCCCAACTGCATCAGCTATGACCCCACCTATGCGTATGAACTGGCGGTGATCCTGCACGACGGCATGCGGCGCATGTATTCGGAGCAGGAGAACGTCTTCTACTACATCACCACCATGAACGAGAACTACCACCAGCCCGCCATGCCCGAGGGCGCCGAGGAAGGCATCCGCAAGGGCCTGTATCGTCTGCAGGCGGGGGACGAGGCCAAGGTCCGGGTGCAGCTCATGGGTTCGGGCACCATCCTGCGGGAAGTGATCGCCGCGGCTGACCTGCTGCGCGATGAGTTTGGCGTGGAGTCGGATATCTGGAGTGCCACCAGCTTCAACGAGCTGGCCCGGGAGGGTCGTGCCACCGACCGCTGGAACATGCTCAACCCCGAAAAGTCCCCGCGCGAGTCCTGGGTGTCCCAGTGCCTGGCGGATGCCCAGGGCCCGGTGGTGGCCTCCACGGATTATGTGAAGGGTTACGCCGATCAGATCCGTGCCTGGGTGCCCGGACGCTACGTCACGCTGGGCACCGACGGGTTCGGTCGCAGTGACCTGCGCCAGCGGCTGCGACACCATTTCGAGGTGGACCGCTACTACGTGGCCGTGGCCGCCCTCAAGGCCCTGGCAGATGAGGGGGCGCTGCCGGTGGAAACGGTCATCGAGGCGATCCGCAAGTACGAGATCGACGTGGACAAGGTCAATCCCCTGCACGCCTGA
- a CDS encoding dihydrolipoyllysine-residue acetyltransferase: MGNVVEVKVPDIGDFKDVEIIEVLVGEGDRVEPEDSLITLESDKASMDIPSPQGGIVKGVKLKAGERVSEGTPILDLEVENASGDGDADSTAKEGAATPSGKDDHKESAQGSGKEAGPARSDDTQRGAEQASGSSAASAGPRPSPTAGIVNEEGFRKAHASPAVRRFARELGVDLGRVEGSGRKGRILKEDVQGFVKRTLSQGASSGLGVAPAPEIDFSRFGQVETQALTKINRLTGEYLHRNWVTIPHVTQFDEADITELDGFRRSLVDEYKDKGVKITFLVFLMKAVVSALKEFPRVNSSLDAAGENLIVKKYYHLGIAVDTPDGLVVPVVRDVDRKSLVELARELAEISEKARKRRLKSKDMEGGCLTITSLGGIGGTHFTPIVNAPEVAILGVSKARMQPVWDGKAFNPRLVLPLSLSYDHRVIDGALGARFTSYLSGLLSDMRRMLL; this comes from the coding sequence ATGGGCAACGTGGTTGAAGTGAAGGTCCCGGACATCGGGGACTTCAAGGATGTGGAAATCATCGAGGTATTGGTGGGCGAGGGAGACCGGGTGGAACCGGAGGACTCCCTGATCACCCTGGAGTCGGACAAGGCCTCCATGGACATCCCCTCGCCCCAGGGCGGCATCGTGAAGGGGGTGAAGCTCAAGGCCGGGGAACGGGTGTCCGAGGGTACTCCGATCCTGGACCTGGAGGTGGAAAATGCCTCAGGCGATGGAGATGCTGATTCCACCGCGAAGGAGGGCGCGGCGACACCCTCAGGCAAAGACGACCACAAGGAATCGGCCCAGGGGAGCGGGAAGGAGGCTGGACCGGCCCGGTCGGATGACACTCAACGCGGCGCAGAACAGGCAAGCGGGTCATCGGCAGCCTCGGCCGGACCACGCCCATCGCCCACCGCCGGCATCGTGAATGAAGAGGGTTTCCGCAAGGCCCACGCCTCGCCAGCCGTGCGCCGCTTTGCCCGGGAGCTGGGGGTGGACCTGGGCCGTGTGGAGGGCTCGGGTCGCAAGGGGCGCATCCTCAAGGAGGACGTGCAGGGCTTCGTCAAACGAACCCTTTCCCAGGGGGCCTCCAGTGGTCTCGGTGTGGCACCGGCCCCGGAGATCGACTTCTCCCGCTTTGGCCAGGTGGAAACCCAGGCCCTCACCAAGATCAATCGCCTCACCGGCGAATACCTGCATCGCAACTGGGTGACCATCCCCCATGTCACGCAGTTCGACGAGGCGGATATCACCGAACTGGACGGCTTTCGCCGCTCCCTGGTGGATGAGTACAAGGACAAGGGGGTGAAGATCACCTTCCTGGTCTTCCTGATGAAGGCGGTGGTCTCGGCCCTGAAGGAGTTCCCCCGCGTGAATTCCTCGCTGGATGCCGCGGGCGAGAACCTGATCGTGAAGAAGTACTATCACCTGGGTATTGCCGTAGACACCCCCGACGGCCTGGTGGTGCCGGTGGTCCGCGACGTGGATCGCAAGAGCCTGGTGGAGCTGGCCCGGGAGCTGGCCGAGATCTCCGAGAAGGCCCGCAAGCGACGCCTGAAGAGCAAGGACATGGAGGGCGGCTGCCTCACCATCACCAGCCTGGGCGGCATCGGCGGCACCCATTTCACCCCCATTGTGAACGCACCGGAAGTGGCCATCCTGGGGGTTTCCAAGGCCAGGATGCAGCCGGTGTGGGATGGCAAGGCGTTCAACCCCCGGCTGGTATTGCCCTTGTCGTTGTCCTACGATCACCGCGTTATCGACGGGGCCCTGGGGGCCCGGTTCACCAGTTACCTGAGCGGCCTGCTGTCCGACATGCGGCGGATGCTGCTGTAG
- a CDS encoding OmpA family protein gives MSPRTLALLLTLAPATLGAVEYTPRMADARWTVTTDDNLCELAQEIPRYGTVRFQARPGQPLQFSVEVRTPLSGPDVGHVSLRSPIWRHDLKTQSLEAVSLFPSDTLLTLHRDRALELYYALETGHEVILTHPDAGRGADDVQVVISPVRFREVLADFRACRGDRVYLDFVSLEEWRVHFDFDESEIREEDESTLRRVVRHLMNHPDTRVVVGGHTDEQGTPQYNEGLSLRRAQAVQRLLREQGIAADRIETRAFGETWPLDPASSEAAWALNRRVDIWLTR, from the coding sequence ATGAGCCCCCGCACCCTCGCCCTGCTGCTGACCCTCGCCCCCGCCACCCTGGGCGCCGTGGAATACACCCCCCGCATGGCCGATGCCCGCTGGACGGTCACCACCGACGACAACCTCTGCGAATTGGCCCAGGAGATACCCCGCTACGGCACGGTCCGCTTCCAGGCCCGCCCCGGGCAGCCGCTGCAGTTCAGCGTGGAGGTGCGCACCCCGTTGTCGGGGCCGGACGTGGGCCATGTGTCCCTGAGATCCCCCATATGGCGCCATGATCTGAAAACGCAGTCGCTGGAGGCCGTCTCCCTGTTCCCTTCTGACACCCTCCTGACGCTGCATCGGGACCGGGCGCTGGAGCTGTACTATGCCCTGGAAACTGGCCATGAGGTCATTCTCACCCACCCGGATGCCGGCCGGGGTGCCGACGACGTGCAGGTGGTCATCTCCCCAGTGCGTTTTCGCGAGGTGCTGGCGGACTTTCGGGCCTGTCGGGGCGATCGGGTCTACCTGGACTTTGTCAGCCTGGAGGAATGGCGGGTCCATTTCGATTTTGATGAGAGCGAGATCCGGGAGGAGGATGAGTCCACCCTGCGCCGGGTGGTGCGCCACCTGATGAACCACCCCGATACCCGCGTGGTGGTGGGCGGCCACACGGACGAGCAGGGCACCCCCCAATACAATGAGGGCCTGTCCCTGCGCCGTGCCCAGGCTGTGCAGCGCCTGCTGCGTGAACAGGGCATCGCCGCCGATCGCATCGAAACCCGGGCCTTTGGAGAGACCTGGCCGCTGGACCCGGCCTCCAGTGAGGCGGCCTGGGCACTGAACCGGCGCGTGGATATCTGGCTGACCCGTTAG
- a CDS encoding argininosuccinate synthase — protein sequence MASEVNKVVLAYSGGLDTSVILKWLEDTYGCEVVTFTADIGQGEEVEPARAKAQALGVKEIYIEDLREEFVRDFVFPMFRANAVYEGEYLLGTSIARPLIAKRLVEIANETGADAVSHGATGKGNDQVRFELGAYALKPGIHVIAPWREWDLTSREKLLAYAEKHNIPVEMKRGKKSPYSMDANLLHISYEGNQLEDPWFEAEEDMWRWSVSPEAAPDKAEYVEITFEQGDPVAINGEAMSPATLLDHLNRLGGAHGVGRLDLVENRYVGMKSRGCYETPGGSILLKAHRAIESLTLDREAAHLKDEIMPRYASLIYNGYWWSPERRMMQSLIDASQTHVNGVVRIKLYKGNVIIAGRQSATDSLFDTHIATFEDDAGAYDQKDAEGFIKLNALRMRIAAQRGR from the coding sequence ATGGCCAGTGAAGTGAACAAGGTCGTACTCGCCTATTCCGGCGGGCTTGATACGTCGGTCATCCTCAAGTGGCTGGAGGATACCTACGGCTGTGAGGTGGTGACCTTCACCGCCGATATCGGCCAGGGCGAGGAAGTGGAGCCCGCCCGCGCCAAGGCCCAGGCCCTGGGTGTGAAGGAAATCTACATCGAGGATCTGCGCGAGGAATTCGTGCGGGACTTCGTCTTCCCCATGTTCCGCGCCAATGCCGTGTACGAAGGGGAGTACCTGCTGGGCACCTCCATTGCCCGACCCCTGATTGCCAAGCGCCTGGTGGAAATCGCCAACGAGACCGGCGCCGATGCGGTGTCCCATGGTGCCACCGGCAAGGGCAACGACCAGGTACGTTTCGAACTGGGGGCCTATGCCCTCAAGCCCGGCATCCACGTGATCGCCCCCTGGCGGGAGTGGGATCTCACCTCCCGGGAAAAGCTCCTGGCCTATGCCGAGAAGCACAACATCCCCGTGGAGATGAAGCGTGGCAAGAAGTCCCCGTACTCCATGGACGCCAACCTGCTGCACATCTCCTACGAAGGCAATCAGCTGGAAGACCCCTGGTTCGAGGCCGAAGAGGACATGTGGCGCTGGTCGGTCTCCCCCGAGGCCGCCCCGGACAAGGCCGAGTACGTGGAGATCACCTTCGAGCAGGGCGACCCGGTGGCCATCAACGGCGAGGCCATGAGCCCGGCCACCCTGCTGGATCACCTGAACCGCCTGGGCGGCGCCCACGGCGTGGGTCGCCTGGACCTGGTGGAAAATCGTTACGTGGGCATGAAGTCCCGGGGTTGCTATGAGACCCCCGGCGGGTCCATCCTGCTCAAGGCCCATCGCGCCATCGAATCCCTCACCCTGGACCGCGAGGCGGCCCATCTGAAGGACGAGATCATGCCCCGGTACGCCAGCCTCATCTATAACGGCTACTGGTGGAGCCCCGAGCGGCGCATGATGCAGTCCCTGATCGATGCCTCGCAGACTCATGTGAACGGAGTCGTCCGCATCAAACTCTATAAGGGCAATGTCATCATCGCCGGGCGCCAATCTGCCACCGACAGTCTGTTCGACACCCATATCGCCACCTTTGAGGACGATGCCGGGGCCTACGACCAGAAGGATGCCGAGGGATTCATCAAGCTCAATGCCCTGCGCATGCGTATCGCCGCCCAGCGGGGGCGTTGA
- a CDS encoding VacJ family lipoprotein: protein MGGILTVLLACAFLITGCATVPPESQDPRDPWESYNRAMFQFNDAVDRAVLKPVAQGYDKVTPQPVRTGIGNFFSNLGDVHNMANNALQFKFHDAASDLTRLIMNTSFGVFGLFDVATPMGLEKSNEDFGQTLGSWGVPSGPYFVVPFRGPSTVRDAPAEIVDARIHPLYYHDDVAQRNVLVGLRLVDIRAGLLPTERALEGMAMDRYMAIRNAYLDRREYLVTDGAPSDAQRDLLRELEDWDDDF from the coding sequence ATGGGGGGTATCCTGACGGTGCTGCTCGCCTGCGCCTTCCTGATCACCGGCTGTGCCACTGTACCCCCGGAATCCCAGGATCCACGCGATCCCTGGGAGAGCTACAACCGGGCCATGTTCCAGTTCAACGACGCGGTGGACCGGGCCGTGCTCAAGCCCGTGGCACAGGGCTATGACAAGGTCACCCCACAGCCCGTACGCACCGGTATCGGTAACTTCTTTTCCAACCTGGGCGACGTGCACAACATGGCCAACAACGCCCTGCAGTTCAAGTTTCATGATGCTGCTTCCGACCTGACCCGGCTGATCATGAACACCAGTTTCGGGGTGTTCGGTCTGTTTGACGTGGCCACCCCCATGGGCCTGGAAAAGAGCAACGAGGACTTTGGCCAGACCCTGGGAAGCTGGGGTGTGCCCTCCGGGCCGTATTTCGTGGTGCCCTTCCGAGGGCCCAGCACCGTGCGGGACGCCCCGGCGGAGATCGTGGATGCCCGTATTCATCCGCTGTACTACCACGACGATGTGGCCCAGCGAAATGTCCTGGTGGGGCTGCGTCTGGTGGATATCCGCGCCGGGTTGCTGCCCACCGAGCGGGCCCTGGAAGGCATGGCCATGGATCGTTATATGGCCATCCGTAACGCCTACCTGGATCGCCGCGAGTACCTGGTGACCGATGGCGCCCCCTCGGATGCCCAGCGGGATCTGCTCAGGGAACTGGAGGACTGGGACGACGATTTCTGA